A genomic window from Clostridium cylindrosporum DSM 605 includes:
- a CDS encoding SpaA isopeptide-forming pilin-related protein — protein MIKQKRLVSLIIASIFILQVIGMNFPITEVKALSNDITSKFQFITGVKLKDGNGNDLSSVNGVDINSKVRIEYGFELPDDVEISSGDYYKMSLPKEIKIVSTISKGIYNGSDKVADLYVGTDGEIKITFTDYVENHLGIAGGFYVECGFDESSIPEKNPVEIYFDIQGDSDPIKIIINFNEPEYDPITVLKSGEYISSSKEIEWKIIVNPKKSMIYANDVFADNIPKGQEYVEGSARIDNGADISGFSYEKSSDGVKTGTLKYKFTENTKNTYTISFKTKPDLNMAQHINKATVMNGDNLIASNEARVNIQVGEVVTSIKKLGKYDEINKKIDWQIIVNENNQSIQNAIVTDTIPKGLALDKESVKLNGVSIQEGKYTYIDNKIIYNFEGTITDKQVITFSTYVDPSYYYTNKIYNFVNTAKLNGDNIPEVTVSSNVVQVVASVISKYGVYDEDKKEITWFIKVNSKSAELNNPKVIDKIPVGLDYIQGSAYISKNGSTDKKYDGFEYNSDKNELTYQFQESIREVYTIVFKTKVQEKYYYTNATVTFKNLAGIEINGLYTEYPSSYMFDSNLIKKSANYTQGNDYIDWTININSNAIPVDSPTIEDKLQDGLELQTDTVTLNKLVKDSSGNITKENIPISEGSIIYDIKTGVFQFKFSGEKIDSTYELNFRTSVTKPGEYSNTASFKGKGVDESSTVNKVGVSYSDGGGWATGTTAKIKIIKVDSEDNSKKLKGAVFELLDQYKNPIKMSMPTGDDGVVIFDKVKYRLAHYIREVTPPEGYEKSDMLYEYKPQSESTGKDIEYVVENGKAKIRGNIEIIKVDPSGNVLEGAEFKIYKKSDTSFSNPIDTKISDVNGLVRFENIESGEYIVKETNAPIGYFLSTEVRFVSIDVNGETIKLGTFVNKEGIPLPSIDGEIKLKKINEEGTPLEGVEFSLIDEKGNIVKTGLTDANGLLEFKDLEYGKYTVKETKSLVGYNTSSEVFNVELSGSSKIHDIGTVTNTKIKGNIQINKVDESSNPLEGAEFTLFDINEKAIKNSVADANGYVKFENIEYGEYNIKETKAPTGYEISDKIIPVSIKENGKTIELGEFVNNKIPKDGIIKLKKINEEGTPLEGVEFSLIDEKGNIVKNSLTDANGLLEFKDLEYGKYTVKETKPLVGYNTSSEVFNVELSGSSKIHDIGTVTNTKIKGNIQINKVDESSNPLEGAEFTLFDINEKAIKNSVADANGYVKFENIEYGDYNIKETKAPTGYEISDKIIPVSIKENGKIIELGEFVNDKIDSTNNDTEILDDDGIIKLKKLNEEGTPLEGVEFSLIDENGQVVRTLTTDANGLLEFKELEYGKYTVKETKPLVGYKICTESFNANLSETQKTLDIGTIINTKIKGSIEFVKIGEGSDLNGLKGAEFTLYAKNDSTYSTSVATAISDDNGRVHFKNIEYGEYRIKETKAPSGYNLSSEVIPVSIKVDKETVVLSKFVNNKITSNNNGSGSSNNSGDNDDGIIKLKKIGEDNTPLKGVEFALLDENQKIIKTGLTDINGLLEFKGLRYGKYTVKETRALDGYKINNISFISKLDSVNRIYDIGTIINTKIKGDVQINKVDENLKPLKGAEFTLFDSNGQSIKSKISGSNGIIIFENLVYGEYVIKETKSPKGYAINKNPINVSIKTSETQVFTVENKVDKNAEEEDKDEVKPGDEDSDNTNGDKEDNGEIKPEDEGKDSTDADKEDNGQIKPGDENTDSNAEKIKGKIPQTGFALDTVVLLVAGVVSVIIGAIMLITRYIFYRQ, from the coding sequence ATGATTAAACAAAAAAGGCTAGTATCTCTAATAATAGCTAGCATATTTATCCTACAGGTAATAGGAATGAATTTTCCTATTACTGAAGTAAAAGCACTGAGTAATGATATTACCAGTAAGTTTCAGTTTATAACTGGAGTAAAATTAAAAGATGGGAATGGAAATGACCTATCCAGTGTTAATGGTGTAGACATAAATTCAAAAGTTCGTATAGAATATGGCTTTGAACTCCCAGATGATGTTGAGATTAGTAGTGGAGATTATTATAAAATGTCCTTACCGAAGGAGATTAAAATCGTATCTACAATATCCAAGGGCATTTATAATGGGAGTGATAAAGTAGCTGACCTATATGTTGGTACCGATGGGGAAATAAAAATAACATTTACAGATTACGTAGAGAACCATTTAGGTATAGCTGGAGGTTTTTATGTTGAATGTGGTTTTGATGAAAGCAGTATACCAGAGAAGAACCCAGTAGAAATATATTTTGATATTCAAGGAGATTCAGATCCAATTAAAATAATTATAAATTTTAATGAGCCTGAATATGATCCAATTACTGTTCTAAAGTCTGGAGAATATATTTCTAGTTCAAAAGAAATAGAATGGAAGATTATAGTGAATCCTAAAAAATCTATGATTTATGCAAATGATGTATTTGCAGATAATATTCCAAAGGGACAAGAATATGTAGAGGGATCAGCAAGAATTGATAACGGGGCAGATATTTCAGGATTTTCATATGAGAAATCTTCAGATGGAGTAAAAACAGGGACTTTAAAATATAAGTTTACTGAAAATACTAAGAATACCTATACCATTTCATTTAAAACTAAACCAGACCTAAATATGGCACAGCATATAAATAAGGCGACAGTGATGAATGGAGATAATCTAATAGCTTCAAATGAAGCAAGGGTTAATATTCAAGTAGGAGAAGTTGTCACATCTATTAAAAAGTTAGGAAAGTATGATGAGATAAATAAAAAAATTGACTGGCAGATAATTGTAAATGAAAATAACCAATCAATTCAAAATGCGATTGTTACTGACACAATCCCAAAGGGATTAGCCTTAGATAAGGAAAGTGTAAAATTAAATGGTGTGTCTATACAAGAAGGGAAATATACCTATATAGATAATAAAATTATCTATAATTTTGAAGGTACTATTACAGATAAACAAGTAATTACCTTTTCCACCTATGTAGACCCTAGTTACTATTATACAAATAAAATTTATAATTTTGTAAATACTGCAAAATTAAATGGTGACAATATACCTGAAGTTACAGTTTCATCTAATGTGGTTCAAGTTGTAGCCAGTGTTATCTCAAAGTATGGAGTTTATGATGAAGACAAAAAAGAGATAACATGGTTTATAAAAGTTAATAGTAAAAGTGCAGAGTTAAATAATCCTAAAGTTATAGATAAAATACCTGTAGGACTAGATTATATACAAGGTTCAGCATATATAAGTAAAAATGGTAGTACCGATAAAAAGTACGATGGTTTTGAATATAATTCTGATAAAAATGAATTAACCTATCAATTTCAAGAATCAATTCGTGAAGTATATACAATCGTATTTAAAACAAAGGTACAAGAAAAATATTATTATACTAACGCCACAGTAACATTTAAGAATTTAGCTGGTATAGAGATTAATGGTTTGTATACTGAATATCCAAGCTCATATATGTTTGATAGTAATTTAATTAAAAAGTCTGCAAATTATACGCAGGGGAATGATTATATTGACTGGACTATAAATATTAATAGTAATGCTATACCAGTTGATAGCCCAACTATAGAAGATAAGCTACAAGATGGACTTGAACTTCAAACAGATACTGTAACACTTAATAAGTTAGTTAAAGATAGTAGTGGGAATATTACAAAGGAAAATATACCTATATCTGAAGGGAGCATTATTTATGATATAAAAACAGGAGTATTTCAGTTTAAGTTTTCAGGAGAAAAAATTGATAGTACATATGAGTTAAACTTTAGAACAAGTGTTACGAAACCTGGAGAGTACAGTAATACTGCTTCATTTAAAGGTAAAGGTGTAGATGAGAGTTCAACAGTTAATAAGGTTGGTGTTTCATACTCTGATGGAGGAGGATGGGCAACTGGAACAACTGCTAAAATAAAGATTATAAAAGTGGACTCCGAGGATAACTCAAAGAAGCTAAAAGGAGCAGTATTCGAGCTGCTAGATCAGTATAAAAACCCTATAAAGATGTCCATGCCTACAGGGGATGATGGAGTAGTAATTTTTGATAAGGTTAAGTATAGATTAGCTCACTATATCAGAGAAGTTACTCCACCAGAAGGATATGAAAAAAGCGATATGCTTTATGAATATAAGCCACAAAGCGAATCAACTGGGAAAGATATAGAATATGTAGTTGAAAACGGGAAGGCAAAAATAAGAGGTAATATAGAAATAATCAAAGTAGATCCAAGTGGAAATGTTCTTGAAGGTGCAGAGTTTAAGATCTACAAGAAAAGTGACACATCATTTAGTAATCCTATAGATACTAAGATTAGTGATGTAAATGGGCTTGTAAGATTTGAGAATATTGAATCTGGGGAATATATTGTTAAAGAAACCAATGCTCCTATAGGATATTTTCTTTCAACTGAAGTTAGGTTTGTAAGTATAGATGTAAATGGAGAAACAATAAAACTTGGCACTTTTGTAAATAAAGAAGGTATTCCGTTACCTAGTATTGATGGAGAGATAAAACTTAAAAAGATTAATGAAGAAGGAACTCCATTAGAAGGAGTAGAGTTCTCCTTAATAGATGAAAAAGGTAATATAGTAAAAACTGGTTTAACAGATGCTAATGGATTACTAGAATTTAAAGACTTAGAATATGGTAAATATACTGTAAAGGAAACTAAGTCACTTGTTGGATACAATACTTCTAGTGAAGTATTTAATGTAGAACTAAGTGGAAGCAGTAAAATCCATGATATAGGAACAGTAACAAATACCAAGATTAAAGGTAATATTCAAATCAATAAGGTAGATGAAAGCTCAAATCCACTTGAAGGTGCAGAATTCACTTTATTTGATATTAATGAAAAGGCTATAAAAAATAGCGTAGCAGATGCAAATGGTTATGTAAAATTTGAGAATATCGAATATGGAGAATACAATATAAAAGAAACAAAGGCACCAACAGGATATGAAATTTCAGATAAGATTATACCTGTAAGTATTAAGGAAAATGGAAAAACAATTGAGCTAGGAGAGTTTGTAAACAATAAGATTCCGAAGGACGGAATAATAAAACTTAAAAAGATTAATGAAGAAGGAACTCCATTAGAAGGAGTAGAGTTCTCCTTAATAGATGAAAAAGGTAACATAGTAAAAAATAGTTTAACAGATGCTAATGGATTACTAGAATTTAAAGACTTAGAATATGGTAAATATACTGTAAAGGAAACTAAGCCACTTGTTGGATATAATACTTCTAGTGAAGTATTTAATGTAGAGCTAAGTGGAAGTAGTAAAATCCATGATATAGGAACAGTAACAAATACCAAAATCAAAGGTAATATTCAAATCAATAAGGTAGATGAAAGCTCAAATCCACTTGAAGGTGCAGAATTCACTTTATTTGATATTAATGAAAAGGCTATAAAAAATAGCGTAGCAGATGCAAATGGTTATGTAAAATTTGAGAATATTGAATATGGAGACTACAATATAAAAGAAACAAAGGCACCAACAGGGTATGAAATTTCAGATAAGATTATACCTGTAAGTATTAAGGAAAATGGAAAAATAATTGAGCTAGGAGAGTTTGTAAACGATAAAATTGATTCCACTAATAATGATACTGAAATTCTTGATGATGATGGAATAATAAAACTTAAAAAGCTTAATGAAGAAGGAACTCCATTAGAAGGAGTAGAGTTCTCTTTAATAGATGAAAATGGACAAGTAGTTAGAACATTAACAACAGATGCTAATGGATTACTGGAATTTAAAGAATTAGAATATGGTAAATATACTGTAAAGGAAACTAAACCACTTGTTGGATACAAAATATGTACTGAAAGTTTTAACGCTAATCTAAGTGAAACCCAAAAAACCCTTGATATTGGAACAATTATAAACACTAAGATAAAGGGGAGTATCGAGTTTGTAAAGATAGGTGAAGGTTCAGACTTAAATGGACTTAAAGGAGCAGAGTTTACTCTTTATGCAAAAAATGATAGTACATATTCAACTTCAGTTGCTACAGCAATTAGTGATGATAATGGACGAGTACACTTTAAAAACATAGAGTATGGGGAATATAGAATTAAAGAAACAAAAGCTCCATCAGGATATAATCTTTCAAGTGAGGTTATACCTGTAAGCATCAAGGTAGATAAAGAAACAGTAGTACTTAGTAAGTTTGTTAACAATAAAATTACTTCGAATAATAACGGTAGTGGAAGTAGCAATAATTCTGGAGATAATGATGATGGGATAATAAAGCTTAAAAAGATTGGTGAAGATAATACTCCACTTAAGGGAGTAGAGTTTGCGCTATTAGATGAAAACCAAAAGATAATAAAAACAGGCCTAACAGATATTAATGGATTACTAGAGTTTAAGGGATTAAGGTACGGTAAGTATACAGTTAAGGAAACCAGGGCACTTGATGGGTATAAGATAAATAATATAAGTTTTATATCAAAGCTAGATAGTGTCAATAGAATTTATGATATTGGAACAATTATTAATACTAAAATCAAAGGGGATGTTCAAATAAATAAGGTAGATGAAAATTTAAAGCCTTTAAAAGGTGCAGAATTTACTTTATTTGATAGTAATGGACAAAGTATTAAGTCTAAGATATCAGGTTCCAATGGAATAATAATATTTGAAAACCTAGTTTATGGAGAGTATGTAATTAAAGAAACAAAATCACCTAAGGGTTATGCTATTAACAAGAATCCTATAAATGTTTCTATAAAAACATCTGAAACTCAGGTCTTTACTGTAGAGAACAAAGTTGATAAGAATGCTGAGGAAGAAGATAAAGATGAGGTGAAACCAGGGGATGAGGATAGCGATAATACTAATGGGGACAAAGAAGATAATGGAGAAATAAAGCCAGAGGATGAAGGTAAAGATAGTACTGATGCTGATAAAGAAGATAATGGACAAATAAAACCAGGGGATGAAAATACAGATAGCAATGCTGAAAAAATCAAGGGTAAAATACCACAAACAGGATTTGCCTTAGACACAGTTGTTTTATTAGTGGCAGGAGTAGTGTCAGTTATCATAGGAGCTATTATGCTAATTACAAGATATATTTTCTATAGACAATAA
- a CDS encoding ATP-binding protein, which translates to MKSNITEILEEYESLRLRNENLQRQRIEEVYTRLPVIRDIDSKISSIGFEIASSIFKLSKEGIDAEEFISNKRKEIESLKQEKAVILTENGFAHDYMDINYKCSKCKDTGYVDAKKCNCFKQKLINLYYKQSNLTNVLQRENFTTFKMDYYSTVKSETYGVSPRDNIMEISARCVDFCETFDNNNTNLLFTGSTGLGKTFLCNCIAMEVLKKGKSVVYNTSSTLIDNIRNIKYSDTDKSKLDYTLNCDLLIIDDLGTENITQSSQSEIFNIINERILRRKKTIISTNLSLDELQVKYHQRIVSRIFGNFDIFEFFGQDIRIIINSHKVKKR; encoded by the coding sequence ATGAAATCTAATATTACAGAAATACTTGAGGAATACGAGTCACTACGCTTAAGAAATGAAAACCTCCAAAGACAAAGAATTGAAGAGGTTTATACTCGTCTTCCAGTTATAAGGGATATAGACAGTAAAATAAGTTCAATTGGATTTGAAATAGCATCAAGCATTTTTAAGCTTTCTAAGGAAGGAATTGATGCTGAGGAGTTTATATCAAATAAACGTAAAGAAATAGAATCATTAAAGCAGGAAAAAGCTGTTATACTTACGGAAAACGGCTTTGCTCATGATTACATGGATATAAATTATAAATGTAGTAAGTGTAAGGATACAGGATACGTTGATGCTAAAAAATGCAACTGCTTTAAGCAAAAGCTTATAAACCTTTACTACAAACAATCAAATCTTACAAATGTTCTTCAAAGAGAGAATTTTACTACCTTTAAAATGGACTACTATAGTACTGTTAAAAGTGAAACCTATGGGGTTTCTCCAAGGGACAACATTATGGAAATCAGCGCTCGTTGTGTAGATTTTTGTGAGACATTTGATAACAATAATACCAACCTCCTCTTTACCGGTAGTACAGGCCTTGGGAAAACATTCCTTTGTAACTGTATAGCAATGGAGGTTCTAAAAAAGGGAAAGTCTGTTGTATATAATACATCATCTACATTAATAGATAATATAAGAAACATTAAGTACAGTGATACTGATAAATCAAAACTTGATTATACACTTAATTGTGACTTACTTATCATAGATGACCTTGGAACAGAGAACATAACCCAATCTTCTCAATCGGAGATCTTTAATATAATTAATGAAAGAATTCTAAGACGTAAAAAAACCATAATATCAACGAACCTATCACTTGATGAACTTCAAGTAAAGTATCATCAAAGAATAGTTTCGAGAATCTTTGGGAACTTTGACATTTTTGAATTCTTCGGTCAGGATATAAGAATTATAATTAATTCACATAAAGTAAAAAAAAGATAA
- a CDS encoding DnaD domain protein translates to MSNIKISLKSPGFTPVDNTFIDNYLKDIRGDFLKVYLFCLRQGFAERQVNISHIANTLAMLETDVYRAFEELNRLGVLTLENTGHIEINSLTEKRDDELLFDNRLRDMLTELEQTLGRPLSFRDVDIFKSILSDYSLCPEVIMILVQYCISKNKPDVRYIEKVAMSWHEAGVKTPDDAMNLIADYDKKWSKYRDILGFLGKTGADITKPQEELFNKWLFVYKFSTDIIYKACEICILKTNGTNLKYIDTILTDWHKKGVKTPEDIDVHKKKGYSPKVQPASFEPIKKDEYSYDMSKIRKQLLGLGD, encoded by the coding sequence ATGTCAAACATAAAAATAAGCTTAAAGTCACCAGGGTTTACCCCTGTAGACAATACTTTCATAGATAACTACCTAAAAGATATACGTGGAGATTTTCTAAAGGTATATCTTTTTTGTTTAAGACAAGGTTTTGCGGAAAGACAGGTTAATATATCTCATATAGCAAACACCCTTGCAATGCTTGAAACCGATGTTTATAGAGCATTTGAAGAGCTTAACAGGCTTGGTGTTTTAACTCTTGAGAATACAGGTCATATAGAAATAAATTCTCTTACAGAGAAAAGGGATGATGAGCTTTTATTTGATAACCGTCTTCGTGATATGTTAACCGAACTTGAGCAAACACTTGGAAGACCTCTTTCATTTAGAGATGTGGATATATTTAAATCTATACTATCTGATTACTCTCTTTGTCCAGAGGTTATAATGATACTTGTTCAGTATTGTATATCTAAAAACAAACCAGATGTTAGATATATCGAAAAGGTTGCTATGAGTTGGCACGAGGCAGGTGTCAAAACTCCTGATGATGCTATGAATCTTATAGCGGACTATGATAAAAAATGGAGCAAATACAGAGATATACTTGGCTTTCTTGGAAAAACAGGTGCAGACATTACTAAGCCTCAGGAAGAATTATTTAATAAATGGTTATTCGTATATAAATTCTCCACGGATATTATATATAAAGCCTGTGAGATTTGTATACTAAAAACTAACGGAACAAATCTTAAATATATAGATACCATTCTTACTGATTGGCACAAAAAAGGTGTTAAAACACCTGAAGATATAGATGTTCATAAGAAGAAAGGTTACTCACCTAAAGTGCAACCTGCATCATTTGAGCCTATTAAGAAGGATGAGTATAGCTATGATATGTCTAAAATAAGAAAACAGCTATTAGGATTAGGTGATTAA
- a CDS encoding peptidoglycan DD-metalloendopeptidase family protein: MRRGKASRRGSSIAPKVIATAFLLITIAAMIVIVKMPNETFMKVLPDTVKTNINVLKEEISALGEEKEGAVETGTKPVVNYKVPDSMEARKERAETYLETALLTTITRSVKTSTTINHKVEVIKTAALKKGEKKIITKGQDGLKEINKELTYKGDELTESEVVSTKTVKKVVNEVILQGIESKVPILMVPAKGRYSSFYGERWNRMHKGVDIAGPVGTPIKAAEGGEVVFSGDRGTYGKCVIIKHINGYETLYAHNSKLIAKQGDKVDKGEIISELGNTGRSTGPHLHFEVKVNGKQIDPMSYLKK, from the coding sequence ATGAGAAGAGGTAAAGCATCTAGAAGAGGAAGTAGTATAGCCCCAAAGGTTATAGCTACAGCATTTTTACTTATAACTATAGCAGCTATGATAGTTATAGTTAAGATGCCAAATGAAACTTTTATGAAGGTGCTACCAGACACTGTTAAGACTAATATTAATGTCCTAAAGGAGGAGATTTCTGCTTTAGGAGAGGAGAAGGAAGGGGCTGTTGAAACAGGAACAAAGCCTGTAGTTAATTATAAAGTTCCTGATTCAATGGAGGCTAGAAAAGAGAGAGCAGAGACATATCTTGAGACAGCTCTTCTTACCACAATCACTAGAAGTGTAAAAACTAGTACCACCATAAATCATAAGGTAGAGGTTATTAAGACAGCGGCTCTTAAAAAAGGAGAGAAGAAGATAATAACTAAGGGACAAGACGGGCTAAAGGAGATTAATAAAGAACTTACATATAAAGGTGATGAACTTACAGAATCTGAAGTAGTAAGTACTAAAACCGTGAAAAAAGTAGTTAACGAGGTTATTCTACAAGGAATAGAAAGCAAAGTACCTATTTTAATGGTACCAGCTAAGGGAAGATACTCATCTTTCTATGGTGAAAGATGGAACAGAATGCACAAAGGAGTGGACATAGCAGGTCCAGTAGGAACCCCTATTAAAGCCGCAGAGGGAGGAGAAGTTGTCTTTTCTGGTGACAGAGGTACATATGGAAAGTGCGTAATTATTAAACATATAAATGGCTATGAAACCCTTTATGCACATAATAGTAAGCTTATCGCAAAACAAGGAGATAAGGTAGATAAGGGAGAGATAATCTCAGAGCTTGGAAACACAGGAAGATCAACAGGGCCTCATCTTCACTTTGAAGTTAAAGTTAACGGAAAACAAATAGATCCGATGAGTTATTTAAAGAAGTAG
- a CDS encoding MaoC family dehydratase, whose product MLDLFRAFATQEDFFYEGAFIGKVKYQRFQENTDKKTYKVEIVKSNRRLCVVSCSGYINNEPSETLTVYLMMNAVVKEPVETKTVEATGSLWRNFSKEEIAEFSHVTGDTNSIHLTDNPVVQGLFILKELCDTTKSNEIEVKYVHPVYGCNQVYIKQEGNIIKGYSNDALCFEATLL is encoded by the coding sequence ATGTTAGATTTATTTAGAGCCTTTGCAACTCAAGAAGATTTCTTCTATGAAGGTGCATTTATAGGTAAGGTAAAATATCAAAGATTTCAAGAAAATACAGATAAGAAAACATATAAAGTTGAAATTGTGAAAAGTAATAGACGACTTTGTGTTGTTAGTTGTAGTGGATATATTAATAATGAACCCTCTGAGACCTTAACAGTTTATTTAATGATGAATGCAGTTGTTAAGGAACCTGTTGAAACAAAAACTGTAGAGGCCACAGGATCTTTATGGAGAAACTTTTCTAAGGAAGAGATTGCAGAGTTTAGTCATGTAACAGGTGATACAAACTCTATTCACCTAACAGACAACCCTGTTGTTCAAGGGCTATTTATATTAAAAGAACTTTGTGACACAACTAAGAGTAATGAAATAGAAGTAAAATATGTCCACCCTGTTTACGGATGCAATCAAGTGTACATAAAACAAGAAGGAAATATTATTAAAGGGTACAGCAATGATGCCCTATGCTTTGAAGCAACTTTACTATAA
- a CDS encoding S8 family peptidase produces MWPFNRKKKLDPYLKSLSKLTTRTKLPVLISYKGDTKTVKNKIKYTGAGITHEYVLTQTLAASIPLSSIEKISSMPEVRSLYYDHKASLCIHRATKSLSIDLSKGFNLTGRDVTIGIVDSGIFPHKGLTLKPNTIKYFKDIINGDSKPYDDNGHGTYLSGIIASNFDYALGIAPDCSLSVAKAFDKTGYGSLSNILKAVEDIYASTPEVKIFLLPFEIKDMPDLRANPLRETIELLHSKNIVFIAPSGNSGPNPYSIHEPASYKEVITVGGCTIKDDNFRITDYSSRGPLKVDYLKPDVLSLSEGIISLRSDIFYTPGGKLIDKETIGTTSLSGTSVSSAIIAGVCALLIEKYGDLTPKDIRSILYLGSKSIGENRNTQGRGIVMFSNLIKDKK; encoded by the coding sequence ATGTGGCCCTTTAATCGAAAGAAGAAATTAGACCCTTATCTTAAGTCATTATCTAAGCTTACAACCAGGACTAAATTGCCTGTTCTTATATCATATAAAGGTGATACAAAAACTGTCAAAAATAAAATTAAATACACAGGGGCAGGTATTACACATGAATATGTCTTAACTCAAACACTTGCTGCAAGCATTCCACTAAGCTCAATAGAAAAAATTTCATCTATGCCAGAGGTTAGATCACTTTATTATGACCATAAAGCGTCTCTATGTATTCATAGAGCAACAAAGTCACTTTCTATAGATTTAAGCAAAGGCTTCAATCTAACAGGGAGAGATGTAACCATTGGAATCGTTGATAGTGGTATCTTTCCCCATAAAGGCCTAACCTTAAAACCAAATACTATAAAGTATTTTAAAGATATAATAAATGGAGATTCAAAGCCCTATGACGATAATGGTCATGGAACATATTTAAGTGGAATTATAGCATCTAACTTCGACTATGCACTTGGAATAGCCCCTGACTGTTCACTTTCAGTTGCAAAGGCATTTGATAAAACAGGCTATGGAAGCCTTTCAAATATCCTAAAAGCTGTAGAAGATATTTATGCATCAACCCCAGAGGTTAAAATATTCCTACTTCCATTTGAAATAAAGGATATGCCAGACCTTAGGGCTAATCCTTTAAGAGAAACTATAGAACTGCTTCATAGCAAAAACATAGTTTTTATAGCTCCATCGGGTAATAGTGGACCTAATCCATACAGTATACACGAGCCAGCATCATATAAGGAAGTAATAACTGTAGGTGGATGTACTATAAAGGATGATAACTTTAGAATAACTGATTATTCATCAAGGGGACCCCTTAAGGTAGATTACCTAAAACCAGACGTACTTTCACTATCTGAAGGAATAATATCATTAAGGTCAGATATATTCTACACTCCAGGTGGTAAACTTATAGATAAGGAAACTATCGGCACAACATCGCTTAGTGGAACATCTGTATCATCTGCCATCATAGCTGGAGTCTGTGCCCTACTAATAGAAAAGTACGGTGACCTAACCCCTAAGGATATAAGATCAATCCTCTATTTAGGTAGTAAAAGTATCGGTGAAAATAGAAATACCCAAGGTAGAGGAATAGTAATGTTTAGTAATTTAATAAAAGATAAAAAGTAG
- a CDS encoding selenium metabolism-associated LysR family transcriptional regulator has translation MDFKQIEAFVNVAKYKSFSKAADAIYLSQPTISAHIASLEQELGITLFDRNGKDIRLTHGGSLFLEYAINLINIRNTAITNLADYNNKIAGKLTIASSTAPCRFILPKLVTVFKSLYDDVTFDIKEQSTKDVVDMIIGGESEIGIVGEILKDSRLKYLKISDDNLVLVSNKKNLPEELELEDIFNECFILREKGSATRRTFEDALEAQGFPPSKLKIFAEVSSLEAVLQFVKNGTGVSVVSELACEDYIKSGLIRKHIVKGLNISREIFAVIHTKRTLSPASKAFYKNITGTDN, from the coding sequence ATGGATTTTAAACAAATAGAAGCCTTTGTGAACGTTGCAAAATATAAGAGTTTCTCAAAAGCCGCAGATGCTATATACCTTTCACAACCAACTATAAGTGCCCACATCGCATCACTTGAACAGGAACTGGGTATTACTTTATTTGATAGAAATGGAAAGGATATAAGACTTACACATGGCGGATCACTATTCTTAGAGTACGCTATCAATCTTATCAATATCAGAAATACAGCAATAACTAACCTTGCAGACTATAACAATAAAATAGCAGGTAAACTTACTATAGCCTCAAGTACAGCCCCATGTAGATTTATTCTACCAAAGCTTGTTACTGTATTTAAAAGTTTATATGATGATGTAACATTTGATATCAAGGAACAAAGTACTAAGGATGTTGTTGATATGATTATCGGTGGGGAATCTGAAATAGGTATAGTAGGAGAAATCCTAAAGGATAGTAGACTAAAGTATTTAAAAATATCTGATGATAATCTTGTACTTGTAAGTAATAAAAAGAATCTACCAGAGGAACTTGAACTTGAGGATATATTCAATGAGTGCTTTATACTTAGAGAAAAAGGCTCAGCAACAAGACGTACCTTTGAGGATGCACTAGAAGCACAAGGCTTCCCTCCATCAAAGCTTAAAATATTTGCTGAAGTAAGTTCACTGGAGGCTGTTCTTCAGTTCGTAAAAAATGGAACTGGTGTATCTGTAGTATCTGAACTCGCATGTGAGGACTACATAAAATCTGGACTTATAAGAAAACATATAGTTAAAGGCTTAAATATTTCAAGAGAAATATTCGCTGTTATTCATACAAAAAGAACTTTATCACCAGCTTCAAAGGCATTTTATAAAAACATAACTGGAACAGATAATTAG